One genomic window of Arachis stenosperma cultivar V10309 chromosome 10, arast.V10309.gnm1.PFL2, whole genome shotgun sequence includes the following:
- the LOC130957229 gene encoding uncharacterized protein LOC130957229 — translation MQFMNQEIKENKNACPSIHEMANEGDWGREAAGGGSGGGCHGGGGRHSGGGGWLGAGASVRLGGMGGKVWDGGLRVVVVGGGAAGGGAVDGDRRRCSGDGGRRGERRRRKRGKEEGGRYGGGFWVVGGAVVDGGGGWVVVGWWRGRERGRVSGGGARLTGFA, via the exons ATGCAATTTATGAACCAGGAGATCAAAGAGAATAAGAATGCGTGCCCTAGCATTCATGAAATG GCTAATGAAGGAGATTGGGGCAGAGAGGCGGCTGGGGGTGGCAGTGGTGGCGGCTGTCACGGCGGAGGAGGGAGACACAGTGGCGGTGGCGGCTGGTTAGGGGCAGGGGCTTCGGTAAGGTTAGGGGGAATGGGGGGAAAGGTTTGGGACGGGGGGTTGAGGGTGGTAGTGGTTGGAGGTGGCGCTGCTGGTGGCGGCGCGGTGGACGGCGATCGCAGAAGGTGCAGCGGCGATGGAGGGAGAAGAggagagaggagaagaagaaagagggggAAGGAGGAAGGGGGTCGGTATGGCGGTGGGTTCTGGGTGGTCGGCGGGGCGGTGGTGGACGGTGGTGGTGGCTGGGTGGTGGTTGGGTGGTGGAGAGGAAGAGAGAGGGGAAGGGTTTCGGGAGGGGGGGCGCGACTGACAGGGTTCGCGTGA